A window of Trichoderma atroviride chromosome 3, complete sequence contains these coding sequences:
- a CDS encoding uncharacterized protein (EggNog:ENOG41), protein MSDADENDLFNIQVSDSEDDKVEKKSRRTGQTEDEFQAVKNTYRAKVENGNIQQTITLPLEPGANKQHVQEVLHAAEELYFFRRYQEVVDLVSRVLTPEGDKGGLDEETRQILSMYQSRCRQKMKQND, encoded by the exons ATGTCCGACGCAGATGAAAACGATCTCTTCAACATCCAGGTCTCGGACTCCGAGGACGACAAGGTTGAGAAAAAGTCCCGGCGCACCGGCCAAACTGAAGATGAGTTTCAGGCCGTGAAAAACACTTACCGCGCCAAGGTGGAGAATGGCAAT ATTCAGCAAACCATCACCCTTCCATTAGAACCTGGCGCCAACAAACAGCATGTCCAAGAAGTTCTTCATGCCGCAGAGGAGCTCTACTTCTTTCGCCGCTATCAAGAGGTCGTTGACCTTGTATCACGCGTCTTGACCCCGGAAGGCGACAAGGGGGGCCTGGATGAGGAGACAAGACAGATTCTTTCCATGTATCAGTCAAGATGTAGACaaaaaatgaaacaaaatGATTGA
- a CDS encoding uncharacterized protein (EggNog:ENOG41) produces MTDVQIDGAGPAHPPQHTFTGILSDIDQQAPQHHNDSAAHSHDEADAHDRHSDRASSHRWSKPSSLEIDKSQPQDFDGELATNNELPSAEVQKMIENYIVLDRHGKSKTFKSLYMGENKARRVLVIFIRHFFCGNCQEYLRTLSEAITPDSLLRLPISTFITVVGCGDPGLIDMYAKETGCQFPIYTDPTRSLFDALGMVKTLQMGTKPAYAKKSTSRGIFDSIVQGLKHVPKGLALKSGDHRQVGGEFLYEPFQVATPISTPTQEQPPKFGSLAEPATNKDKIEDERAEDKRITWCHRMKNTRDHVELPELMEVLGLDDTAHKPVVKHEKDEKRWEEATRSRKGTGGDNGP; encoded by the exons ATGACAGACGTGCAGATCGACGGTGCTGGCCCGGCCCACCCCCCGCAGCACACCTTTACGGGCATCCTCAGCGACATCGATCAGCAAGCGCCACAACATCACAACGACAGCGCTGCCCATAGCCATGACGAGGCGGACGCCCACGACAGGCACTCAGACCGGGCCTCATCGCATAGATGGTCCAAGCCCTCGTCGCTCGAAATCGACAAGTCACAGCCACAGGATTTCGATGGCGAGCTGGCGACGAACAACGAGCTGCCCTCGGCCGAGGTGCAGAAGATGATTGAGAACTACATTGTGCTGGATCGCCATGGCAAGTCGAAGACGTTTAAGAGCCTGTACATGGGCGAGAACAAGGCTAGACGGGTGCTCGTCATCTTTATTCGGCATTTCTTCTGTGGC AACTGCCAAGAATACCTCCGCACTCTCTCCGAAGCCATCACCCCTGATTCTCTCCTCCGACTACCCATCAGCACCTTCATCACCGTTGTGGGGTGCGGTGACCCCGGCCTAATCGACATGTATGCCAAAGAGACGGGCTGCCAGTTTCCCATATATACCGACCCGACCCGGTCACTGTTCGACGCTCTAGGCATGGTCAAGACGCTTCAGATGGGCACCAAGCCCGCATACGCAAAGAAGAGCACGTCAAGAGGAATCTTTGACAGCATTGTGCAGGGCCTAAAGCACGTACCCAAGGGCCTGGCTCTCAAGTCTGGCGATCACCGCCAGGTGGGTGGCGAGTTTCTCTACGAGCCATTCCAGGTCGCGACGCCGATTTCAACACCGACGCAAGAGCAGCCGCCCAAGTTTGGATCGCTTGCTGAGCCGGCAACCAACAAGGACAAAATCGAGGACGAGCGGGCCGAGGATAAGAGGATTACGTGGTGCCACAGGATGAAGAACACGAGAGATCACGTAGAGCTGCCTGAGCTGATGGAGGTGCTGGGCCTGGACGACACAGCCCACAAGCCTGTGGTTAAGCACGAAAAGGACGAGAAGAGGTGGGAGGAGGCGACGCGGAGCAGAAAGGGCACGGGGGGTGACAATGGCCcctga
- a CDS encoding uncharacterized protein (EggNog:ENOG41), whose amino-acid sequence MEPQVQKLVDKVWKSYLNTPQDQRLLIGIGGIPGSGKTTLAQTITSKLNALAAAASPNVPPPAIFLPMDGFHLTRAELSAMPDPVTAHARRGAPYTFDAHKFHALVQSLRRPISSGETIYAPSFDHAVKDPKENDIAVLSTHRVVVIEGNYVALNKEVWRDAALLFDELWFVEVDFEVARKRLRERHVRAGIVQTIEEGGCESYGE is encoded by the exons ATGGAGCCTCAGGTACAGAAACTGGTGGACAAGGTGTGGAAGAGCTACTTGAATACGCCTCAGGACCAGCGCCTGT TAATCGGAATCGGCGGCATCCCAGGCTCAG GCAAAACAACACTCGCCCAAACCATCACCTCCAAACTCAacgccctcgccgccgcagcctcccCAAATGTCCCTCCTCCCGCAATCTTCCTCCCCATGGACGGCTTTCACCTCACCCGTGCCGAGCTCTCCGCCATGCCAGATCCGGTAACCGCTCACGCTCGCCGCGGCGCCCCCTACACATTTGACGCGCACAAATTTCACGCTCTGGTACAATCGCTAAGAAGGCCCATTTCGTCTGGAGAAACGATTTACGCGCCCTCTTTTGATCACGCTGTGAAGGACCCCAAGGAGAATGACATTGCCGTGCTGTCGACGCATCGGGTTGTCGTTATTGAGGGCAACTATGTGGCGCTGAATAAGGAGGTGTGGCGCGATGCTGCGCTGTTGTTTGATGAGCTGTGGTTTGTCGAGGTTGATTTTGAGgtggcgaggaagaggctgaggGAGAGGCATGTTCGGGCAGGCATTGTTCAGACGATAGAAGAGGGGGGATGCGAGAGCTACGGAGAATGA
- a CDS encoding uncharacterized protein (MEROPS:MER0001728), which produces MAAQIPTEALKELKVADGAQPAGEAGNAANGQAEDAHDEDSEDDAEDATPAAGAAKKKKKRKPKKKKKNPTSQSEPPRVMVSQLFPNKNFPKGEEVEYKDDNNYRTTNEEKRHLDNLNSEFLADYREAAEIHRQVRQYAQKVIKPGQSLTEIAETIEDSVRALTGHAGLDEGDALKAGMGFPLRPVAEPLRGALHPQRGQQDGAAAKRRHEGGLWRPRQRQDCRLGLYHGL; this is translated from the exons ATGGCAGCCCAAATTCCCACTGAAGCTCTCAAGGAGCTGAAAG TGGCCGACGGTGCCCAGCCCGctggcgaggctggcaaCGCGGCCAACGGCCAAGCCGAAGATGCGCATGACGAAGACTCCGAGGACGACGCCGAGGATGCCACTCCGGCCGCCGgcgccgccaagaagaagaagaagagaaagcccaagaagaagaagaagaatccCACCAGCCAGTCCGAGCCGCCTCGCGTCATGGTCAGCCAGCTGTTCCCCAACAAGAACTTCCCCAAGGGCGAGGAGGTCGAGTACAAGGACGACAACAACTACCGGACCACCAACGAGGAGAAGCGCCACCTGGACAACCTCAACAGCGAGTTCCTGGCTGACTACCGCGAGGCGGCCGAGATCCACCGCCAGGTGCGCCAGTATGCGCAAAAGGTCATCAAGCCGGGCCAGAGCCTGACGGAGATCGCCGAGACCATCGAGGACAGCGTGCGCGCGCTGACGGGCCACGCGGGCCTGGACGAGGGCGATGCGCTCAAGGCCGGCATGGGCTTCCCCCTGCGGCCTGTCGCTGAACCACTGCGCGGCGCACTACACCCCCAACGCGGGCAACAAGATGGTGCTGCAGCAAAACGACGTCATGAAGGTGGACTTTGGCGTCCACGTCAACGGCAAGATTGTCGACTCGGCCTTTACCATGGCCTTTGA
- a CDS encoding uncharacterized protein (MEROPS:MER0001728): MESYEVEIDGTTYPVKSIRNLTGHTILPYSIHGTKAVPIVKSNDQTKMEEGDVFAIETFGSTGNGYVRDDGEVSHYAKVGDVSHVDLRLSSAKSLLNVINKNFGTLPFCRRYLDRLGQEKYLLGLNSLVQNDIVEAYPPLVDKKGSYTAQYEHTILIRPTVKEVISRGDDY; encoded by the exons ATGGAGAGCTACGAGGTCGAGATTGACGGCACCACCTACCCGGTCAAGAGCATCCGCAACCTGACGGGCCACACCATCCTGCCGTACAGCATCCACGGCACCAAGGCGGTGCCCATTGTCAAGAGCAACGACCAgaccaagatggaggagggcgaCGTGTTTGCCATTGAGACATTCGGCAGCACGGGCAACGGCTATGTGCGCGACGACGGAGAAGTTTCGCACTATGCAAAGGTTGGAGACGTGTCGCACGTTGATCTGCGGTTGAGCTCGGCCAAGTCGCTGCTCAATGTGATTAACAAGAACTTTGGCACGCTGCCGTTTTGCAGACGGTACCTCGACCGCCTTGGCCAGGAGAAGTATTTGCTTGGC CTCAACAGCCTGGTGCAAAACGACATTGTCGAGGCGTACCCGCCCTTGGTTGACAAAAAGGGCTCGTACACTGCTCAGTATGAGCAC ACTATCCTTATTCGACCCACCGTGAAGGAGGTCATCAGCCGCGGAGACGACTATTGA
- a CDS encoding uncharacterized protein (EggNog:ENOG41), whose amino-acid sequence MAPNELYQYSVLSALMSGAAQSGVPLSQILSHGNHGLGTFQSLQGEMIVLDGSAYQMKSDGSVIPNLERDHGDQIIPFAMITSFQPSVTETITFDSKQDLADKISALLPKTQNHFLAFRIDGEFSQVSVRTVGGQLSPHEKLVDVGKRQATHTFSSIRGSIVGFRSPAYFQGISVAGDHMHLISEDRKFGGHLQACRAAERVTLEAATIHRFDLQLPEDGDFRDADLAVDNEGIQTVEG is encoded by the coding sequence ATGGCACCAAACGAGCTGTACCAGTACTCGGTGCTCTCCGCGCTCATGAGTGGCGCCGCACAATCTGGCGTCCCCTTGTCGCAGATTCTGAGCCACGGGAACCACGGCCTGGGCACTTTTCAAAGCCTGCAAGGCGAGATGATTGTCCTCGACGGATCAGCGTACCAGATGAAATCAGACGGATCCGTCATCCCCAACCTTGAAAGAGACCACGGCGATCAAATCATCCCTTTTGCCATGATCACCTCCTTCCAGCCCTCCGTCACCGAGACCATCACCTTTGACAGCAAGCAAGACCTCGCAGACAAGATATCAGCCCTGCTCCCCAAGACGCAAAACCACTTCCTCGCATTCAGAATCGACGGCGAATTCTCGCAAGTCAGCGTCCGCACAGTCGGCGGCCAGCTCTCACCGCACGAAAAActcgtcgacgtcggcaAACGCCAGGCAACACACACCTTTTCGTCGATAAGGGGGTCCATCGTAGGGTTCCGCTCGCCGGCGTACTTCCAGGGCATCAGCGTCGCCGGCGACCACATGCATCTGATTTCCGAGGATCGCAAGTTTGGGGGCCATTTGCAGGCTTGTCGGGCGGCGGAGCGGGTGACGCTCGAGGCGGCGACGATTCATCGCTTTGATCTGCAGTTGCCCGAGGATGGTGATTTTAGAGATGCTGACCTTGCTGTTGATAATGAAGGGATTCAGACCGTTGAGGGGTAG
- a CDS encoding uncharacterized protein (EggNog:ENOG41) has protein sequence MPLYQVEHSDPLTRAEMDELAAKITDIHKTAYGTPTPFISVVFEDISKTNFYEGGVQTPGYNRIFAIVRIGGSRTSQDFSELCVKLSQAWREVVSEKDASTGSVQRKLAGAFVQRSINAIWEHGFVLPEPGQDEEWFKQNKAEFQERARAGDGTMMRLLKELGISLED, from the exons ATGCCACTATACCAGGTTGAACATTCTGACCCCTTGACGAGGGCAGAAATGGACGAGCTGGCGGCAAAAATAACAGACATTCACAAGACTGCATACGGCACCCCTACGCCTTTTATAAGCGTAGTTTTCGAAGACATCTCCAAAACGAACTTTTATGAAGGCGGTGTACAA ACCCCGGGCTACAATCGTATATTTGCCATTGTGCGAATAGGCGGATCTCGGACCTCGCAAGACTTCAGCGAGCTTTGCGTCAAGCTCTCCCAAGCTTGGCGCGAGGTTGTATCCGAGAAGGATGCGTCGACTGGGAGTGTACAACGGAAATTAGCCGGTGCATTTGTACAGAGgagcatcaacgccatctgGGAGCACGGCTTTGTTCTACCCGAG CCCGGCCAAGATGAGGAGTGGTTCAAACAGAACAAGGCGGAGTTTCAGGAAAGGGCTAGGGCTGGAGACGGGACAATGATGCGACTATTGAAGGAACTGGGGATATCTCTTGAAGACTAA
- a CDS encoding uncharacterized protein (EggNog:ENOG41~BUSCO:EOG092D3TKU), with protein MKVFSNSVTYEYSWDEVSTANWRKYGPWNNKSEHVIAVDTLSRQVDAATGVLRTERLITCKQAAPDWIKSLLGGNMEESFVYEASYVDPQRQTVTMVSQNLTWSNLVRVQEEVVYRPLSEHQTQFTQTARITALCGGWQRIKNGIEDSLCTRFKENAVKGREGFERVLEMSRIVFAEEKERLQQQKLALM; from the coding sequence ATGAAAGTCTTCTCAAACTCCGTCACCTACGAGTACTCGTGGGACGAGGTCTCAACCGCCAACTGGCGCAAGTACGGCCCGTGGAACAACAAGTCGGAGCACGTCATCGCCGTCGACACGCTCTCGCGCCAGGTCGATGCCGCCACCGGCGTCCTGCGAACCGAACGCCTCATCACATGCAAGCAGGCCGCGCCCGACTGGATCAAGTCGCTGCTGGGCGGCAACATGGAGGAGAGCTTCGTCTACGAGGCCAGCTACGTCGACCCGCAGCGCCAGACGGTCACAATGGTCAGCCAGAACCTGACGTGGAGCAACCTGGTGCGCGTGCAGGAGGAGGTCGTCTACCGCCCGCTCAGCGAGCACCAGACGCAGTTCACCCAGACGGCGCGCATCACGGCCCTGTGCGGCGGCTGGCAGCGCATCAAGAACGGCATCGAGGACTCGCTGTGCACGCGCTTCAAGGAGAACGCCGTCAAGGGCCGCGAGGGCTTCGAGCgcgtgctggagatgagccgcatcgtctttgccgaggagaaggagaggctgcagcagcagaagctggcGCTGATGTAA